Proteins encoded in a region of the Coprobacter tertius genome:
- a CDS encoding sialidase family protein, with translation MNIRSLKQVFLILLFPHCISSAFALNTCDSISERVLVFDMGDDGSRFYRIPALVTAADGSLVAVADKRWDKINDLPARIDVVARRSTDNGRTWSPMITIAKNDTTGCGDAALILNEKNGELLCIFASGNGLWQSDYKQPMHINISRSVDNGLTWTSPRDITPQIYGPDCKDAVRKQWYGAFAASGRALQTRDGRIMFVIAVRTTPEWGGPISNYACYSDDGGTTWNVSKNAADTNGDEAKLVELDNGDILMSIRNRAQGERKFCLSQDKGITWGKPYLQKDIQDPACNGDILRYASVKDGDRHSILLHSIPDDPKIRRNVSILASFDEGHTWPLKRIITPGYSAYSSMTVLRDGSIGILVEEGKWDNNLPGKDGFELWFMRLTPDWLYPNSLK, from the coding sequence ATGAATATTCGATCGTTAAAACAAGTATTTTTGATTCTCCTTTTCCCGCATTGTATATCTTCCGCTTTCGCCTTAAACACCTGCGACAGCATTTCAGAGCGTGTTCTCGTCTTCGACATGGGAGACGACGGATCCCGTTTCTATCGTATTCCGGCTCTGGTTACCGCCGCAGACGGTTCTCTCGTTGCCGTTGCCGATAAACGGTGGGACAAGATAAACGACTTACCCGCCCGCATAGACGTAGTAGCGAGGCGCAGCACAGATAACGGACGTACGTGGTCGCCTATGATCACCATCGCTAAAAACGATACCACCGGATGCGGCGACGCTGCGCTCATATTAAACGAAAAAAATGGAGAACTGTTATGCATCTTCGCCTCGGGTAACGGTTTATGGCAATCGGATTATAAACAACCTATGCATATAAATATAAGCAGAAGCGTAGATAACGGACTTACATGGACTTCGCCCCGGGATATCACTCCGCAAATTTACGGCCCCGACTGTAAAGACGCCGTGAGAAAACAATGGTACGGGGCTTTCGCTGCTTCGGGCAGAGCACTGCAAACGAGAGACGGCCGCATTATGTTTGTTATCGCGGTAAGAACGACTCCCGAATGGGGAGGCCCGATAAGCAATTATGCTTGCTATTCTGACGACGGGGGAACCACCTGGAATGTTTCGAAAAACGCGGCCGATACCAACGGCGACGAAGCGAAACTGGTAGAACTCGATAACGGAGATATACTCATGAGTATACGCAATCGTGCTCAGGGAGAGCGTAAATTCTGCCTTTCACAGGATAAAGGAATCACTTGGGGTAAGCCTTATTTACAAAAAGATATACAAGACCCCGCCTGTAACGGGGATATTCTGCGATACGCATCGGTAAAAGACGGCGACCGCCACAGCATTCTCTTACACTCTATACCCGACGACCCGAAAATTCGCCGTAACGTATCGATACTGGCCAGCTTCGACGAGGGCCATACCTGGCCGCTAAAAAGAATAATAACACCAGGGTACTCGGCATACTCATCGATGACGGTATTACGCGACGGAAGCATCGGAATACTTGTGGAAGAAGGTAAATGGGACAACAACCTGCCGGGGAAAGACGGCTTCGAACTCTGGTTTATGCGGCTTACACCTGACTGGCTCTACCCCAATTCCCTTAAATAA
- a CDS encoding SusD/RagB family nutrient-binding outer membrane lipoprotein, with product MKKYIFPAILAAFTFVTFQSCLDYDMPGDELLDTETEVDPQIFHGAADKIDYRKEISEEGFKQAEINLKTNFSQMLTAQYAMRGGKEGTYPGAHQYQFQFSLITDNYAGYLCLPHNFDGRIKSTYAKSVFIDGANGSFNIVKNGLVPLLNHPDIDSIPEFKAIALLLYDYSSQEMADLFGALPYADYKANKQDHPFEFNSVRDIYYTIVDNIDTITACFKHYETRPQWYKTRVDKLLLKYDVVTMGLSIDNWARFANSLKLRIAMHSVKVESNQAKQWAEEAVNGGVIEATSQEVGLIPTLLGFTNPLVEISETWGDTRMNASFESLLASLKHPYMEYLFLKNSDALVNDADESDVLPADSRIVGLRAGIPMIPGQSAKTNPRERYSRLNKKSMNNAPLYLMKLSEVDFLRAEGSVRGWNMGGTAQFFYERGIDNAYVEDRSGSDKNEYLNRLSDYKNLASAIDYTYIDPMDHANNMPSVTKIGVKWNEGDDREIKLEKIITQKFIALFPNSFEAWGEMRRTGYPKEFPVLNVDDGDGSLKPGDLVRRLLFPSDTDAKKQDIETSGKKALGGLDQQATRVWWDTTAPNF from the coding sequence ATGAAAAAATATATTTTCCCCGCCATACTGGCCGCATTTACATTCGTTACGTTTCAGTCTTGCCTCGACTACGACATGCCGGGTGATGAGTTACTCGATACCGAAACCGAAGTAGATCCTCAGATTTTCCACGGGGCGGCCGATAAGATCGATTACCGTAAAGAAATCAGCGAAGAAGGATTCAAACAAGCCGAAATAAATTTAAAAACTAATTTCAGTCAAATGCTTACCGCCCAATACGCCATGCGGGGCGGTAAAGAAGGTACCTATCCGGGTGCCCACCAGTATCAATTTCAGTTCAGCCTCATTACCGACAACTATGCCGGTTACCTCTGCCTACCGCATAACTTCGACGGACGCATAAAATCTACCTATGCAAAATCGGTATTTATCGATGGTGCCAACGGCTCGTTCAATATCGTCAAAAACGGATTGGTACCCTTGCTCAATCATCCCGATATCGACTCCATACCCGAATTTAAAGCCATCGCCCTGTTATTATACGATTATTCGTCGCAGGAAATGGCCGATCTTTTCGGCGCCTTACCCTATGCGGATTACAAGGCCAATAAGCAAGACCATCCCTTCGAATTCAATTCGGTCAGGGACATTTATTATACGATCGTCGACAACATCGATACCATTACAGCATGTTTCAAACATTACGAAACGCGTCCTCAATGGTATAAAACCCGCGTGGATAAACTGTTGCTGAAATACGATGTGGTCACCATGGGTCTGAGTATAGATAACTGGGCTCGTTTTGCGAACTCGCTAAAACTGAGAATAGCCATGCATAGCGTAAAAGTAGAATCTAACCAAGCGAAACAATGGGCCGAAGAAGCCGTAAACGGGGGGGTAATAGAAGCGACCTCGCAGGAAGTAGGACTTATCCCCACCCTCCTCGGATTTACGAACCCGCTAGTCGAAATCTCCGAGACTTGGGGAGATACCCGGATGAACGCTTCGTTCGAAAGCCTGCTGGCAAGCCTGAAACATCCGTATATGGAATATTTATTCCTGAAAAATTCCGACGCGTTGGTAAACGATGCCGACGAATCGGATGTACTGCCGGCAGATTCCCGCATAGTCGGCCTCAGGGCAGGTATACCCATGATTCCGGGACAGTCGGCCAAAACAAATCCGAGAGAACGTTACTCCCGGCTGAACAAAAAATCGATGAACAATGCACCTCTCTATTTGATGAAACTTTCCGAGGTCGATTTTCTTAGAGCCGAAGGTTCTGTCCGGGGCTGGAATATGGGCGGTACGGCTCAATTTTTCTACGAAAGAGGCATCGACAATGCTTATGTGGAAGACCGTAGCGGTAGCGACAAAAACGAATATCTGAACCGGCTTTCAGATTATAAAAACCTTGCAAGCGCCATAGATTATACCTATATCGACCCTATGGACCATGCGAACAATATGCCGAGCGTTACGAAGATAGGGGTGAAATGGAACGAAGGCGATGACCGGGAAATAAAACTCGAAAAGATCATTACCCAAAAATTCATCGCCCTTTTCCCGAATTCGTTCGAAGCATGGGGTGAAATGCGGCGCACGGGATATCCTAAAGAATTCCCGGTACTGAATGTAGACGACGGTGACGGAAGTCTGAAACCGGGCGATCTGGTACGTCGGCTGCTATTTCCGAGTGATACCGACGCTAAAAAACAAGATATCGAAACATCAGGTAAAAAAGCGTTAGGCGGCCTCGATCAACAAGCTACCCGCGTATGGTGGGATACGACCGCTCCTAATTTTTAA
- a CDS encoding endo-beta-N-acetylglucosaminidase, which translates to MKKITYACIAALVCLLWVAPLSAQDTDPTPPPSASTEIFDFTPFNDKIMLELFEKALEQGRKYPTQEEFEAAGFNYMDIEFVRSHTRLRPAMIEKNKQLNPELYEKRQVFMNIPSGKAKGIGGYPSSDFSNDVFSMWNYTKLFGSWNHGLFQAPGVWTDAAHKNGTDIMSGIKFFESWTPGSGAGEYADLITTKNEDGSYKYAEPMINCLMFFGFDGINYNWEDNSYDNDDVVAFHKTLYKLAAEKGFDNFHIAIYTSSAILNARNVEALFGTTETGKTTDLMLNYSGGDFSYNMGSSVQTAESNMGTADGLYAGVWIVTMDRSWSRLNADEDSKRCGICLWGEHDMSRFMSYNVGSTSLAFQSNYQKLLERAFSGGNRNPASLPPISDTGNNWTQEGDKEPLSTFCGLATFVPERTAIQGDLPFTTYFNLGNGERYNYKGKKTFGNWYNMGNQDIVPTYRWLVYNADTKNVSSDIQPEFTNEDAYMGGAALRLFGNAVSAGTDVVLYRAKLHVAHGEPKVKIAVKQGTPVQGTQTSGLSVILKKLDNDQWYEIPVGDTQGPEWQEKELPMTGFGTGDVIEYIGLRVKGSSPAYNMLVGKLELSDNRIAAPAPIKANSLKVEVKEETTKSLSVKVNWMVDPAGVNATRADYGLIYNDEANIDHFEIMYKNGAEGKISEIARTSSWSGFAGKIKFESTDDEPYIGVRAASVDMKTYSPVEWVKVERSASPDLPVYKDDTYCESVIDPSAAGYEVALQTRYIKTFSTEGAVQDLDYTAAGPAPGKTNYVDATDHVLKVNQGQTITLKFRAYDTSTAAKQDGLRWCFAKAYMDFDRSNSFEPDGDEMLFDLGTPNAGTPAFETQVNSQTYTVPADAAPGKSRLRVVFSDAWFAHPGPCGKTSKGFSIDFGVEIMGNNPARPVAPDLHDQGEADEPDRVRDDNPNDPPQSIETAQAYAGFSTCYPSPADNVIFFNDVEKAWVYTLNGQLVKFATGNPQSLDVSDLSSGMYIVKMEYNNVIRSQKLYKK; encoded by the coding sequence ATGAAAAAAATTACTTACGCATGCATCGCCGCTTTGGTTTGCCTGCTTTGGGTAGCGCCTCTTTCGGCGCAGGATACCGATCCTACGCCACCGCCCTCGGCATCGACCGAAATTTTCGATTTTACGCCTTTTAACGACAAGATCATGCTCGAACTTTTCGAAAAGGCACTCGAACAGGGAAGAAAATATCCCACCCAAGAAGAATTCGAAGCAGCCGGATTCAATTACATGGATATCGAGTTCGTTCGTTCGCATACCCGCCTGCGACCGGCCATGATCGAAAAAAACAAGCAGCTCAATCCCGAATTGTACGAAAAAAGGCAGGTATTTATGAATATCCCTTCCGGAAAAGCGAAAGGGATAGGGGGGTATCCCAGCAGCGATTTCAGCAACGACGTATTCTCCATGTGGAACTATACTAAATTGTTCGGGTCGTGGAATCACGGTCTCTTCCAGGCGCCCGGTGTTTGGACCGATGCGGCTCACAAAAACGGTACCGACATTATGAGCGGTATCAAATTCTTCGAAAGCTGGACTCCGGGGAGCGGTGCCGGTGAATACGCAGACTTGATTACCACAAAAAATGAGGACGGTTCCTATAAATATGCCGAACCGATGATCAATTGCCTCATGTTTTTCGGGTTCGACGGCATTAACTATAACTGGGAAGACAACAGTTACGATAACGATGATGTTGTAGCTTTCCATAAAACCTTGTATAAACTCGCCGCCGAAAAAGGTTTCGATAATTTCCATATCGCGATTTATACTTCCAGTGCGATTCTGAACGCCCGCAATGTGGAAGCCCTGTTCGGCACCACCGAAACCGGAAAAACAACCGACCTGATGCTCAATTATTCCGGCGGCGACTTTTCTTATAATATGGGCTCTTCGGTACAAACGGCGGAAAGCAACATGGGAACCGCAGACGGTCTTTATGCAGGCGTTTGGATCGTTACTATGGATCGTAGCTGGAGCCGCCTGAATGCAGACGAAGATTCGAAACGGTGCGGTATATGCCTCTGGGGTGAACACGATATGAGCCGCTTTATGAGCTATAATGTGGGGTCTACCTCTCTGGCATTTCAGTCGAATTACCAGAAACTTCTCGAAAGAGCCTTCTCGGGCGGTAACCGCAATCCGGCCAGCTTGCCTCCCATTTCCGATACTGGCAATAACTGGACGCAAGAGGGTGATAAAGAACCGCTATCGACGTTCTGCGGACTGGCGACCTTCGTACCCGAACGTACTGCCATTCAGGGCGATCTTCCGTTCACGACCTACTTTAATTTAGGAAACGGGGAAAGGTATAATTATAAAGGTAAAAAAACTTTCGGGAACTGGTACAATATGGGAAACCAAGATATCGTACCTACCTACCGATGGCTCGTTTATAATGCCGATACCAAAAACGTTTCTTCCGATATCCAACCCGAATTTACCAACGAAGATGCTTACATGGGCGGGGCGGCTCTGCGCCTTTTCGGGAATGCCGTTTCGGCAGGTACCGACGTCGTTCTTTACCGGGCCAAACTCCATGTAGCTCATGGGGAACCCAAGGTGAAGATCGCCGTTAAGCAAGGGACTCCCGTACAGGGAACTCAAACTTCGGGACTCTCGGTTATCCTCAAAAAACTCGATAACGACCAGTGGTACGAAATTCCCGTTGGAGATACCCAAGGACCGGAATGGCAGGAAAAAGAACTGCCCATGACAGGGTTCGGTACCGGAGACGTAATCGAATACATCGGCCTGCGCGTAAAAGGAAGCAGCCCAGCTTACAATATGCTGGTAGGTAAACTCGAACTCAGTGATAACCGCATCGCGGCTCCCGCTCCCATTAAAGCCAATAGCTTGAAAGTAGAAGTGAAAGAAGAAACGACTAAATCGCTTTCGGTAAAAGTGAACTGGATGGTAGACCCCGCCGGAGTGAACGCGACTCGCGCCGACTATGGACTTATCTATAACGACGAAGCCAATATCGACCACTTCGAAATTATGTACAAAAACGGCGCCGAAGGTAAAATCTCTGAAATAGCCCGTACCTCTTCCTGGTCGGGATTCGCCGGCAAAATAAAATTCGAAAGTACCGACGACGAACCTTATATCGGCGTACGTGCCGCTTCGGTAGATATGAAAACCTACTCGCCCGTAGAATGGGTAAAAGTAGAACGCTCTGCTTCGCCCGATCTGCCGGTATACAAAGATGACACGTATTGTGAATCGGTTATCGACCCCAGTGCGGCCGGTTACGAGGTAGCACTTCAAACCCGTTATATCAAAACATTCTCTACAGAAGGCGCCGTACAAGATCTCGATTACACGGCTGCCGGACCTGCACCCGGAAAAACTAACTATGTAGATGCGACAGACCATGTATTGAAAGTTAATCAAGGACAAACCATTACCCTCAAATTCAGAGCATACGATACTAGTACTGCTGCTAAACAAGACGGTTTGCGGTGGTGTTTCGCTAAAGCCTATATGGACTTCGACCGAAGCAATTCGTTCGAACCCGACGGTGACGAAATGCTGTTCGATCTGGGTACGCCCAATGCAGGAACTCCCGCGTTCGAAACGCAAGTAAACAGCCAAACGTATACCGTTCCCGCCGACGCCGCTCCCGGAAAGAGCCGCCTGCGCGTGGTATTCTCCGACGCATGGTTCGCTCATCCCGGCCCGTGCGGTAAAACGTCGAAAGGATTCTCGATCGACTTCGGTGTGGAAATCATGGGAAACAACCCGGCCCGACCGGTAGCCCCTGACCTACATGACCAAGGAGAAGCCGACGAACCCGACCGCGTAAGAGACGATAACCCGAATGATCCTCCTCAAAGTATCGAAACGGCGCAGGCATATGCCGGTTTCTCTACCTGCTACCCCAGCCCGGCCGACAACGTTATCTTCTTTAACGACGTGGAGAAAGCTTGGGTATATACCTTGAACGGACAGTTAGTGAAGTTCGCTACCGGCAATCCCCAAAGTCTCGATGTTTCGGATCTTTCTTCCGGTATGTACATCGTAAAAATGGAGTACAACAACGTCATCAGAAGCCAGAAATTATACAAGAAATAA
- a CDS encoding SusC/RagA family TonB-linked outer membrane protein encodes MNKLTIHKILFLLLFFSFISPATLLAHKAAVTAENSLAVNSQQNKREITGTVKDKQGEPMIGVSVVVNGTTNGTITDLDGNFKISVPATGAALKFTYIGYLPVTLAVDKAKSFDIVMEENAQQLGEVVVTAMGIERKEKSLTYATQKVGGDDLTKVQDVNFVNSLDGRISGVTITPSAGGAGGASKILLRGNKSILGNNTPLVVVDGIPMTNNVNSQKGWDAGSNLNYANVSEGSDPLSLVNPDDIESINVLKGANAAALYGSAAANGVVMITTKKGKEGKIDVNITSNVTFEKPLLTPKIQNVYGAGVNLVANTIDVDSWGKKITDQTPEELAYKGAHLRNYANDDVADFFGTGVTFNNSVSVSGGSEKVRSYFSYANSHADGMRPNNTYNRNSLSFRQNYALFNKKLNIDVSLNYTHAVTRNRPGGGTALNPIYDLYTVPRNIDMDYYKNNYMIDNGQWTSNQEYYHYVKGDKGQWIWQSDKVDLQGKQQQWAFPSKGQNNPYWLTNEANGRSEEERAHGYISAKYELIKGLTIQGRLSMDRTRFKSTTKRSATTWNPSVMEDYGVFGQDLITTNEVYVDYLLSYNREIKDFSVSATAGWVGHTIENYGQNIWTPATTFDPNRRILPTLINFFDPTASGGNPTERTSSNNPNWDKAALFTGQVGYKDMIYIDGSYRRDWYRAFKQFSSRGVPDNYGYFGFGASAIFSSIFELPEVITNLKLRTSYSEVGNSIPNILFNKATENSLTGSVTIPAYGYFDNPVPEKTKSFEAGFDISLFGNAVDMDFTYYNSAMHNSYLLNSSGGGKSIPVNTGVIRNQGIETTVGYSLNIAKDFMWRTSVNFSFNKNKIEKTYHKPDGSEVLIEQKIANDKIQVKYSEGGQYGDMYATDFKRDADGNIVLSSTGAPVLSDEKFGLYIGNMNAKYHLGWSNTFTYKNFALFFLINGKIGGKVISFTEAELDRLGVSQRTADARLAAEADPSLVWNGKPALVMPDGNLAPIKEYYQTIGGDVNATQYVYDATNFRLRELSLGYTFLNLLGMGKNVTVSAIGRNLFFLYKKAPVDPDISLSTQNGLGAFEIFNMPSARSFGFSVKVNF; translated from the coding sequence ATGAATAAATTGACAATACACAAGATACTATTCTTGTTACTATTCTTTTCCTTTATTTCTCCGGCAACACTATTAGCACATAAGGCAGCCGTAACGGCAGAAAATTCTCTTGCCGTTAACTCTCAGCAAAATAAAAGGGAAATTACGGGTACAGTAAAGGATAAACAAGGCGAACCCATGATCGGGGTAAGCGTAGTGGTAAACGGTACCACCAACGGTACGATTACCGATCTCGACGGTAATTTTAAAATATCGGTTCCCGCAACCGGTGCCGCGCTTAAATTCACCTATATCGGATACCTGCCCGTTACACTGGCAGTCGATAAAGCCAAATCATTCGATATCGTTATGGAAGAAAATGCGCAACAACTCGGCGAGGTAGTCGTAACGGCTATGGGTATCGAAAGAAAAGAAAAATCGCTGACCTACGCTACACAAAAAGTCGGAGGAGACGATCTTACGAAAGTACAAGACGTTAATTTCGTGAATTCTCTCGACGGCCGTATATCTGGCGTCACCATTACTCCGAGTGCGGGAGGTGCCGGCGGTGCCTCCAAAATACTCCTTAGGGGTAACAAATCGATACTGGGAAATAATACACCATTAGTCGTTGTCGACGGTATTCCCATGACAAATAACGTAAACTCGCAAAAGGGTTGGGACGCCGGTTCCAATCTTAATTACGCCAATGTTTCCGAAGGTTCAGACCCGCTCTCCCTGGTCAATCCCGACGATATCGAAAGCATCAATGTACTGAAAGGGGCCAATGCGGCCGCCCTGTACGGCAGTGCTGCCGCCAATGGGGTCGTTATGATTACTACCAAAAAAGGGAAAGAAGGTAAGATAGATGTTAATATTACCTCTAACGTTACGTTCGAAAAACCATTGCTTACCCCCAAAATACAAAATGTTTACGGAGCCGGGGTGAATCTTGTAGCCAATACGATCGATGTAGACAGTTGGGGTAAAAAAATTACCGACCAGACCCCCGAAGAACTGGCCTATAAGGGTGCCCATCTCCGTAATTACGCTAATGACGATGTAGCCGATTTCTTCGGTACGGGGGTAACCTTCAACAATTCGGTATCGGTAAGCGGCGGTTCCGAAAAAGTACGATCTTATTTCTCGTATGCCAATTCTCATGCCGACGGTATGCGCCCCAACAACACTTACAACCGGAATTCACTCTCTTTCAGACAAAACTATGCGTTATTTAATAAAAAACTGAATATCGACGTTTCTTTGAATTATACCCATGCCGTTACCCGCAACCGGCCCGGCGGTGGTACGGCGTTGAATCCTATTTACGATTTGTACACCGTTCCCCGCAATATCGACATGGACTATTACAAAAACAATTACATGATCGATAACGGACAATGGACTTCGAATCAGGAATATTACCATTATGTAAAAGGTGATAAAGGACAATGGATCTGGCAGTCGGATAAAGTCGATCTGCAAGGGAAACAACAGCAATGGGCTTTCCCTTCCAAAGGGCAAAACAATCCTTATTGGTTGACGAATGAAGCGAACGGAAGAAGCGAAGAAGAAAGGGCACACGGTTATATATCGGCCAAGTACGAGCTTATCAAAGGATTAACCATACAGGGCCGTTTAAGTATGGATCGTACCCGCTTTAAAAGCACTACAAAACGGTCTGCCACAACCTGGAATCCGTCCGTCATGGAAGATTACGGGGTGTTCGGACAAGACCTGATTACGACCAACGAAGTATATGTCGATTACCTGTTGAGCTACAACCGGGAAATCAAGGATTTTTCGGTATCGGCTACCGCCGGATGGGTAGGACATACCATCGAGAACTACGGGCAAAATATCTGGACGCCTGCTACTACCTTCGATCCTAACCGGCGCATTCTGCCTACACTGATCAATTTCTTCGATCCGACGGCCTCAGGCGGGAATCCAACAGAACGCACATCCTCCAACAACCCCAATTGGGATAAAGCCGCGCTTTTCACCGGTCAGGTAGGCTATAAAGACATGATTTATATCGACGGCAGTTACCGCCGCGACTGGTACCGGGCCTTTAAGCAATTCTCCAGCCGGGGCGTACCCGACAACTACGGTTATTTCGGTTTCGGAGCCAGTGCGATATTTTCCAGCATATTCGAATTGCCCGAGGTGATCACCAACCTCAAACTGAGGACTTCTTACAGTGAGGTGGGTAACTCTATCCCTAATATACTGTTCAATAAAGCGACAGAAAATTCACTCACCGGTTCGGTGACCATACCTGCCTACGGCTATTTCGACAACCCGGTTCCAGAAAAAACGAAATCTTTCGAGGCCGGATTCGATATTTCCCTGTTCGGCAATGCCGTAGATATGGATTTTACCTATTATAACTCGGCCATGCACAACAGTTACCTGCTAAACAGCAGCGGCGGCGGAAAGTCTATTCCCGTAAATACCGGAGTCATCCGCAATCAGGGTATCGAGACTACGGTGGGATATTCCTTGAATATCGCCAAAGACTTTATGTGGAGAACTTCGGTTAATTTCTCCTTCAACAAAAACAAAATAGAAAAAACATACCATAAACCCGACGGCAGCGAAGTACTCATAGAGCAAAAAATCGCCAATGATAAAATACAGGTAAAATATAGCGAAGGGGGCCAATACGGCGATATGTACGCAACCGATTTCAAGCGCGATGCCGATGGCAATATCGTTTTATCGTCGACCGGAGCGCCCGTTCTTTCAGATGAAAAATTCGGTCTGTACATCGGCAACATGAATGCCAAATACCATTTGGGATGGAGCAATACTTTTACGTATAAAAATTTCGCCCTCTTTTTCCTGATCAACGGAAAAATAGGCGGTAAAGTCATCTCCTTTACCGAGGCCGAACTCGACCGGCTGGGCGTATCGCAACGTACGGCCGACGCCCGGTTGGCCGCCGAAGCCGATCCGTCACTCGTCTGGAACGGGAAACCGGCTCTGGTTATGCCCGACGGTAACCTCGCCCCCATCAAAGAATACTACCAGACCATCGGCGGCGATGTAAACGCTACCCAATACGTCTACGACGCAACCAATTTCCGCCTGCGCGAACTTTCGCTCGGATACACTTTCCTCAACCTGTTGGGAATGGGTAAGAACGTTACCGTATCGGCCATCGGCCGCAACCTGTTCTTCCTGTATAAAAAAGCACCGGTCGATCCCGATATTTCCCTTTCCACGCAAAACGGACTGGGAGCTTTCGAGATATTCAATATGCCTTCGGCCCGCTCGTTCGGTTTCTCTGTAAAAGTTAATTTTTAG
- a CDS encoding S8 family serine peptidase — MKYYIFITRLVWGVFFFVFLQACGDKEESEPPVSVFTVDPEFVTLSVGESCQLVARLNGVALNGDEVRWEANTNLVSVDNTGKVTAVAYNEFISGIKVSAYTHNGLYAASNIVINQNYSYIFRLVLKDKGTTGFSLSRPEEFLSVSAVEKRRKRNIPIAGSDLPLSEEYLAQIEKVGGKIVSRSKWLQTVCVQSDDPNIADEYMKLPFVEDVVMVWRGNKEPAESESLSERYFSRNAARFSAGDYGKALVNISIHNGQVLHDLGYTGEGIDIAVIDAGFIGLPDNPALNDIHIKGARSFIYGKSDPYADDNHGVWVTSCMATNRPGYFIGTAPGASYWLLRSEDMTGDCPVEEDYWAAAVEYADSVGADIVNTSLYYITYDPPFTSHKYEEMDGKTALATRAANMAASKGMLIVCCTGNDGSWVGTPADSPDVLTVGSVDKNGEIGSFTAYGITVDGRMKPDIVSLGQSAYTIGPDGTVGPRSGTSYASPILCGLAACLWQAYPRLTNRQLSDILKRSADRYGSPQLPYGYGIPDIRKAIELIREISPDDNLQSLK; from the coding sequence ATGAAATATTATATTTTTATTACCCGGCTTGTCTGGGGCGTATTCTTTTTTGTTTTTCTGCAAGCATGTGGCGATAAGGAAGAAAGCGAGCCGCCGGTTTCCGTTTTTACGGTCGATCCGGAATTTGTTACGTTATCGGTCGGTGAATCCTGTCAGTTGGTTGCCCGGTTAAACGGGGTGGCTTTAAACGGGGACGAGGTTCGTTGGGAAGCAAATACTAATCTTGTGAGCGTAGATAATACCGGAAAGGTTACAGCTGTCGCTTATAATGAATTTATTTCGGGTATAAAAGTTTCCGCTTATACTCATAACGGACTCTATGCAGCGAGTAATATCGTTATCAATCAAAATTACAGTTATATATTTCGTCTTGTTTTAAAAGACAAGGGAACGACCGGTTTCTCCTTGAGCCGTCCCGAGGAATTTCTTTCAGTTTCGGCGGTTGAAAAAAGGCGTAAAAGGAATATTCCGATCGCCGGGTCGGATCTTCCTTTGTCTGAAGAGTATTTGGCGCAAATTGAAAAAGTGGGTGGTAAAATAGTGTCTCGCAGTAAATGGCTGCAAACGGTTTGCGTGCAAAGCGATGACCCGAATATAGCCGATGAATATATGAAGTTACCTTTTGTAGAAGACGTTGTGATGGTTTGGAGGGGGAATAAAGAGCCGGCAGAATCAGAAAGCCTTTCCGAAAGGTATTTTTCCCGAAATGCCGCCCGGTTTTCAGCCGGTGATTACGGGAAAGCGTTGGTTAATATTTCTATTCATAACGGACAGGTATTGCATGATCTCGGTTATACGGGGGAGGGTATCGATATTGCTGTAATCGATGCCGGATTTATCGGTTTACCCGATAATCCCGCATTGAACGACATTCATATTAAAGGAGCCCGGTCTTTTATTTATGGTAAATCCGATCCTTATGCCGATGATAACCACGGGGTATGGGTGACTTCCTGTATGGCGACGAACCGTCCCGGCTATTTTATCGGTACGGCGCCGGGCGCCTCTTATTGGCTTTTACGTTCCGAAGATATGACGGGTGATTGTCCTGTAGAAGAAGATTATTGGGCGGCTGCTGTCGAATATGCCGATAGTGTGGGTGCCGATATAGTAAATACTTCTTTGTATTATATCACTTATGATCCCCCTTTTACCTCTCATAAATATGAAGAAATGGATGGAAAAACAGCTCTGGCCACAAGGGCAGCCAATATGGCTGCGTCAAAGGGGATGCTTATCGTATGCTGTACCGGAAACGACGGCTCATGGGTAGGTACTCCGGCCGATTCACCTGATGTTCTTACTGTGGGGTCGGTGGATAAGAACGGAGAAATCGGCTCTTTTACAGCATACGGTATAACGGTAGACGGCCGGATGAAGCCCGATATCGTATCTCTTGGCCAGAGTGCTTATACAATCGGTCCCGATGGTACGGTCGGCCCCAGAAGCGGTACTTCTTACGCCAGTCCCATTCTTTGTGGATTGGCGGCTTGTTTATGGCAAGCATATCCCCGGTTGACAAACCGGCAATTGTCCGATATTCTTAAACGTTCGGCAGACAGGTACGGTTCTCCCCAACTGCCATACGGTTACGGCATTCCGGATATTCGTAAAGCGATAGAGCTTATCAGAGAGATAAGTCCCGATGATAATCTGCAATCGTTGAAATAA